The genomic interval caggggtcacacctggagcgaggtcatacctggagcgggatcatatcgggagcgaggttatacctggagcaggggtacacttggagcagggtttcacctggatcttggtggtctccggtattgtggctgcatctgctgccgcgtcggtgcctgcttgacaccaactgctaccatccttaattaactacgtctgtacgagggactaccaatgctaacgagggatttccaacacctagtgacaatgtggcagcctggagaataacacttctcaatcactgccaaagacagcaagcatgctgatgctgcaggaaccaatgcacgggcatcgatcgcagggacgtcccacaccaatacacatggacgttctgaggagagatgctggacagtgctggctttccgatagttgtattatcactctttccatccaccactattggttttgtgttatcagtcctacttgtattagctattacagctgctagactgctattgtggctgcttctctatctctctctctctctctctctctctctctcactccctctctatctatctatccccccagccggtctcggcagatggccgcccgccctgcgcccggttctgctccaggtttcttcccagtaatcagggagtttttcctggccacagtgcgcttggtggatcctgttgggtctctaaactatggtgtacggtcatagacctgctctatatataaagcgtcttgagataacttctgttgtgatttgacgctatacaaaaataaattgaattgaattgatttgatttgatatagacaatagttgatatattaatgtattaatggATATCGACTTTAgcccctttaaaggtcccatattatgctcattatcaggttcattcttgtattttgtgtttttactagaacatgtttacatgctgtaatgttaaaaaaaaaacttaattttcctcatactgtctgtctgaatatacctgtattcaccctctgtctgaaacgctccgttttagtgcatttcaacggaattgcgttgctaggaagtttgggtccatgtttacttccagtcagctgatgttatttatataCTCTGCAATAGGAAATAAACCAGgccacatttagaatgtttatgtttaaaaccttgtaatgatctatatgtgatatcacaaatggacagatatcctaacggcttgtttcaaacgcacaatttctgaatactggcTATGTGTGTTTCTCGTTtttatagtttaacagtatttataaagcactttaacctgctttatactttaaaagacatgaaaatctcactttttacaatatgggacctttaaatctgtATCCTAAGGCAGGAGTAGGGGGCGGGGCTCGGCAGCCTGAGAGTCCAAATTCCGGGCAACAAAAGCCCCCGCTTCTCCACCTGCTGCTGGTAGTCCGGGCTGGTCCGGGTTAATGGATAAACTCACTTCCTACCTGCTGAACCAACAGTGAAAGCAGGCTGCTGACCGGAAGATACTCACCgctggagacagagacagagacagagacagagagcggcTCCTGGAGACAAAACTAGGTTTTAGGTCTCAGGTGTCTCAGTTGTCTCCAGGACCGGGACCGGTACCGGTACCACGGGTTTGGACTTAGAAAGCTCACCGAACTCCACCGAGCTCCCCGCCTGTGAGCGTGTAGCGGGTGAACAGCGGTTGAACAGCGAGTGAACAGCTGGACATGGACCCACACAGGTACTTGATCTTCAACCAGAGGAGCGTGCTCGTCCTCGGGATCCTCCAGATGGCCTGTGCGGCTCTATGTGTGGTGTGTGGCTTCATGGACGCTGTCTTCCGAAAGGACACCCCGCTGAGTAGCAGCAGGACCCCGGTGTGGGGAGGACTGGTGAgatatgtcgatcctctatgatAAACTCTTTAGCAGTCCGCCACTTCTCAGTCTGCTTCTGCCAACAGGTTTCTGTAGATTAGGCGACACTAAATGTGCTGAATattgaatggagtctggtgtgaACCTCTGTTGGGGCTTAGCTGTCATCTTTGACCTGTTGAATCTTAGTTCCTGCTGCTTTCATTCAGGCCAGTCTCCCTCCTCACAGGTCATGACCTGTCCAGGTGTTCTGGCGCTGTTCGCCTCCCAAAGGAAGAACTCAACACTGGTAAGTGTGATGCTTGCTGGACTCTTTTTATCTGTATGGGGACTTTTTCCTCAAGACAAGGTGAGTTTTCCCCCTATCGGCGTCTTTGTCGATTACTTTCATCAGTGATTTAacagttccttttgtttttttcattaatacTAGAAAGAAGACTGAATTTATAATATCCATCTACATCTATTTAAGAATCCTTTTTAGCATTTTGATCTCCTACCTGTAATATTATTATGGGAACTTGTGCATAAATTCACAAAACACTAAATATCAGCAGCGGCGTGCACCGACACGTCTCTGTGACACTAAATGGTAACCCAAACTAAGCCCTAACctaggggtcagcaacctgcggctccagagctacatgtggctctttagctcccCCCTCCAGTGGctttgactaaaaaaaaaaaatagaaatgaataacggttattttttaacatcattgttgtaggcctAAAGTGTTTCTTACATTCTCCAATTGTAAAAAATATGTAGCCTATACACCGAATAAAAATTGTCATTTCAATCCACTAAAATGTGCGTCATACCCTATGTACGGTACGGGACGTCTTCTGCCCGGCGCCTTATCTTCTAATTTTGCCGAACCTCAATAGCTCAATAGGCTAGCTATGGATTCTACAtcccaaaaaagaaaagtcttttaatgtaatttaatttaatttaatagtgcGTCGACAGATTCgacaaaagtaataaaagacattttcagaagAAGCACACTAAATGTGCTGAATAGCCAGCAGCAGCTTCCAGACAGATCTCCTGAGAGGTTTCTTCAATGTCCTGCCTCTCATTTGGACTtgggtcctcactgcattagaccttataggctgtgttaccttcattatGAGGCTCAAATATGTTTTCAGCTCCAGATAGAGttcttttaatttcttttgGCTAAACaatgtctctttagatagtaaaggttgctgccCCCTGAGGAACCCAACCACAGAGTCCAAGGCTATGAGGAACATCATTTGAAACGGAGAATGACACTCCAGCCTGACTGCTAAAATCTGCGagtttcaaaaatgtgattACGAATTGGCCAATATTAATTTTTCTTAACAATCTTGATACGGACCCCTGAGATGAGCTGTTTTGATTTATGGAGACATTTTTCAGTTGTAAAATCAACCTGCCGGTGCTCTGTGGTGGGCAGTCTTTGTAACAGAGATGGTGCTCCCAACTGACCTTAAAGATAATTTACATTTCTGTTCTGTAATTTCTTGTTATGTATTGTCCAACATATACACCAATACCAATATATTTCATCAGCCAATATTCGACACAAGAGGTTTGGACAGGGCCAGAGCAGTGGAGCTCTAACAGAAGCCCCTAACCCCCTCGTGCACTTTAGTTTACTACCAAGACTGACAAgtgtgacaacaacaacaatgactcATAAGATATTATTTATTCGGTGTGATTAATAATTAGATGGGGACCACACAGCAGATTGAACATTGGCCAGTGGTCAATATCTTTGATATTTGCTCTGCATTATAAGACTTTGGACTTCCGTATGGCTCAGCTCTACatcatatttgtaaaatacaaatattccaGTTGGATTACATCCTTTATATGGAATTAAATATGAAGGATTAAATAAAGTATCAGtctgaaaaatagaaatacacccttttatttttctctcttaaaCACATGTACAGAGTGTCATTGAGTTTGTCCCTGCAGGTGAGTGTGATGGTGGCAGCAGCAGGACTCTCCTGTGTGGCTGCAGCGTTTATATCCGGTTACTCCTGTCTGACACTCACCTAcggggaggaggatgaagacgtCTTCCACCAGCACGACAGTCCTCGAGTGGTAAccaccacatacacacacacacaccacatacgtgcacacacacacacacacacacacacacatacgcgcacacacacacgcacgcacacacatgcgtgTAGATGCACTACCACAAAAGATGTCCTTTGGGTGTTTTATCTGGTGAATGGTGTAGAGCTTCCTCCCAGCGGACTGTGTGAACACAGGAGTAATTCATTACATTACAGTGTTGAGGCGTTGCTACTGGAtggagccattgttaatgttactATTAGAACACATGAGATATTCCTTCTGTGACAAGTCCAAATGCCATAAGAagatttgtatatatatatattttattgacaCTGAAGAATGAAGTTAGAACAATGAGGTAGAAGCTAAACTAAATTGGCATCAAAGGTTAAACAGGAGAAGTGTGCACGGCACCGttaactgtgagtgtgtgtgtctgtatgaaggaggttaaagggaGTGGAGGACTCTAAATCAgggataaatgaatgaaattaatataaactgggaaaaaaaggtttgtaaacttgtgtttggcagattatttctctgttgttccaatgctaatggtcattgtattttacatcgttggaaagcctgtttattgaccttcacaatgatgtccaacttgtaaggatcatgcatttgtgggatgagcagcacagctgattatgtgggtagcgcccaagaaaaatgttccaaaatgctcagtcaatggtaaacagtgtattctcaaaaggctaccaggaagcctgcaatgactgcccttcaccgtcaggcccgctGGCGcaggtgtcgacaacacaggcaatggaacctgaacatgtgggggaatgtcatattcagtgatgagtccaggttctgtctgcgaaagttggatggcagggtcaaagtatggagacgacgtggagaacgctatgctgattgttgcaccgatcgaGTAAcggcttttggtgggggcagtgtcatggtgtggggcggcatctccctcactggcaaaacaaggcttgtcatcattgaaggtcatctcaatgcagggagatatcaggatgagattctgcagccagtggcgatcccatatctccacaatctgggacctaacttcatcctccaagatgacaacgccccccccccacagagccagggttatcacagactacctccacaatgtgggagtagagagaatggaacggcctgccaagagtccacacctcaacccaattcaacacttgtgggatcagcttgggcgtgctgtacgtgttagagtgaccaacacaaccacgctggctgacctgcaaccaatcctggttgaggaatggagcgccatcccacagcaatgtgtgacccggttggtgaccagcatgaggaggaggtgccaggctgttgtggctgcgtatggatcttctacccgctactgaggctcctgacggtgtattaaatgaataaagtgtcaaatagccaatatgtcttgtttgttccttgttactgaaagagagttcaatcatccaatccaccaaacaactcaaaacaagagtcaacaccaacaggagaatacactgtttaccattggctgagcattttggaaaaaatttcttgggcgctacccacataatcagctgtgctgctcatcccacaaatgcatgatccttacaagttggacatcattgtgaaggtcaataaacagaCTTTCCAACGATGtcaaatacaatgaccattagcattgtaacaacagagaaataatccaccaaacacaagtttactaacttttttttcctagtttattttttcacataGGTGCACAACGTGTAATTTGTCATCAGTGTCATCACATTGTTAAACACATGATGTATTCAGGGACTCTGGAGGAGCTCAGTCTAGTGTGAGACGTCATCATTATCACAGACTACAGAAAGCCTGCGTTACAAACTGGGCTCATGGAGGCTGAAATACATCAGAGAGGGATTCTAACAAAAGACACTTTCAAATTGCTTTATGGGATGTGCACTGTTTTGTGGAACTTCACCATATTCTAGataaagtcaggatatctcccTTTCCAGAGTAGGGCTTTACTGCGATCAGCTGAGCACACTTTGTTACAGAGCAGGACATGAAACTGGTAGATATCCcgacagacagaggatgattCCTTATGATTGTGACTTTAATCTTTAATGGTGCCAGGTTGCCCTTTGACCCACACTGAGGTCCATGACAGTGTGTCTTGTTGAGAGGTAGGGACAGCACTGGCAGGGTTTGATATCTGTGGGAAGTGCAGCTACGACTACTTACTGCAGGACTTCTAcattgtgtgtctctctgctcaGACGTTTGTGCTTCATCGGATGGTGAAGGGGGCCAACGCCACCATCCTGCTGACCTGCACCATCAGCCtggctctctcctctctcatcgcCTACGTGGGCTGCCGTAGCCTTCCCGGCTGTGGATGCTATGATGCCAGAACCGGATTGGTAGGGAAGAAGACTTTAAAATGAGTTCCTGTTGCTAGGCCTGTGGAGCTGTCTGTTCTCCACGGCACAGACGCCGTTTCCACTCATCATGGTGGCACATTTACCACGCAACATGATGACTCATTATTTGATTTCAGGTAGAGGTAGACAACAGCAGCTTCTCCTCTCTAGCCAGTGAAATGTTAACTGTTGCTGGCGGCTTGTGTCAGCTgtagctagctaatgttagttAATGTTAGTTTCCAGCTGTTGATCCATGTACAGGACACGGAGTGGAAAAGCAATAATGTTCTTGTATTGCCGTGTACAGCTAGTTAGTATTAGTAGagtattaaaggaccagtgtgtaacatttcgggggcgctctattagcagaaatggaacataatattcataactatgttttcaataGTGTGTAAtcagctgaaactaagaatggttggTTGAGTTCTGGtaaccttagaatgagtccttcatatctccaGAGGGAACAGGTCCTCTTCAgggagtcctccatgtttctacaggagcCCAGAACGGACCAACCAACCTCTGGCTCTACAGAGACACTTTCacattttatgttacctgaaggccaccgtagttctccaacacgctggTGAAACcctggtaccgccagccgccgtctgacttcctgttgctcCCAAAGTAGTGTTATGATGgtatggatgacctctgagcgaggtgaacagcggtaccacggtttaacactcggtggctcacgttacctcagtctttaaagggaggagtgagtgggaGGGGGAGCCCACTCAGTCACACCGTCTGcactacacactgtccctttaacagtaTGAAGCTCAGACATCATTTCTTTCCAACATAACCCTGTTCAGATACGTTCTTTACATTTCTATGTTGCTGGACAGGCAGGACTTCTACAGCAGTGTGTTCCACTTTTAATGTCAGGAGCCAAATCGGATAAAAGCAGGACAGGGCCCCTAAACTCTAATATAGGTTCAGATATAGATATGCTCCTTGGCCTCAGAAGTAACACTACGTTAGCCTGTGGCCAGCCGTGCCTGCTAACGGTAGCTAAGATAGCATTGGACTGTTAGGAGAAAGGGTCAATAACAGTCATCTCACACTGTGTACCTCAAACCACCAGAATCACTCAGATCCCTGCTGTAGAGTATTGTATTGTTAATGTTGCTGTCAGATAGGAAACTCCACTGTGGGGGTCTTCAGTGTTTTTACGGAGCAGCTAAGGGGACACGGGGGAGAAGCTTTTCATTTAGAGTCCCTCTGACAGCTGCAGTAGCTTGGAAGATAGCGATACAGGGCCCTGAATTAGATACATTTACTGttcatcagaccacaaatgagacaagaattagtgAGCTGTTGCACCCCGCGGTCCCTCCGTCTCACTCCATCTCACCCCCCGCTGCTAGGAGATTACTCTTCCAGGAGGAGAGCGGTCAGTAGCTCCGGAGACGGACCTTCAGTTAGTGGCTGTAGCAGCTCTCATTCAGCCAGTGCAAGTCTGACACTGGACGTCTGACACCGGGGCTCTGGCACCGGGGCTCTGACGCCGGACGTCTGACACCGGGGGTCTGACGCCGGACGTCAGACACCTGGTGTCAGACATCCGGTTTTGTGTCCTCTCGTGTCCTCTTAGGGGCTCCACATGTTTTGCTTCCACTTGACCGAGCAGATGTTGATTATTGTGAGAGCGAGGCTGTTTCCCTCCGTGTGGAGGAGAGCGAGGCTGTTTCCCTCCGTGTGGAGGAGAGTGATATTACCTCCATGGATGGattcttttgttttgtgtgtgtgttgcaggagaCGCTGGTTCCTCAGTGTGACCCCGGGGACACTGAGATGATTTGTACATGGCAAGGTAAGAGCTCATGTTGTCTTATGTTAGTTGCTGCTGCTATTATTCCGGTGTTTGTCAGTCTTTCGCTGTCAGTAGTCGTGTGATGTAGTTCTCCTGTGTCCAGCAGGTGGTGACGACAGGCTTTTCAACTCTCCTGCTCAGTCCACTGACCAGGGcaccacagaggaagaggagggcccCTCCAAACTGCCTCCATACAGCAGACTGACCTGACACACATCCACATGGAGAGAGACTGGTCCTACACATCCTCATGTTTCCTCCATtccagagagaggggggggggggggtggtggtggtggtggttatgGATTATATTTCATTAAAGTTGTGCCTACACATTTCTTAATTCTGGTGGATGGTCGGAGGGAAGGAATCTCAAGACTGAACTGAGGACGTCACATGTTGATTGTTGTAGAGAGATCTTTGGACTGTGGCGGTGTCCTCATTTCCTCTTTGAACAAAGGTTTCTGGAGCCAAAGTGTAATCCCTGTAACATGTCAAGACTGAAATGCCTCCTGTAAAACTCCCCTGTACGCTGTGTGAAAGTGAGCTATGTTCTCAATATGTACATTTGATgtgtatttaataaataaaagctgACTGAGCTGCTTCATCAAGTCTTTTTAAAGAGAGATGACCACATGTTGAAATGTTCAGGGTGCTTTATTGCAAGGTCACACATGACAGGAACCATTGCAACTACTCGTCCCCAGTAGGTTCCTTCATTCATCAGTCACTTTGGGAATTGAAACCATTCTGTAATGAATTTTTCTTTCTGGGCATTTGCAATGAGACAGTTGCCATTATTTGTTGTTCACGGCTATAGTGAAGAAAAGGCAACCATAGGAGACCACAGCAGGGCCCtgtgtggaggtggatgggagGCATTCATCACAAATAAaggacacttggaacagaaGAAAGCAGCGACCAAATGTAAAACAATCAAACATCCACATGATGTGTTCCACTGCGCCTCAGAGAGGCAGCGAGCACAGCCGGCAGCTCTGCctgttcttctcttctctcttctccatCTGTGCACGGAGTCCTGAGACGCCGCCGCTGGCTTTGACTGATGGACGTTAATGTGCAGCGGTATCGGCAGAGAGAGCCACAGGACCAGCTGTGGCCACGACACACATCCAGCTTATGGTGCATCATGGCTTACGAAGGGTTGAACAGTGTCAGTTCTTTATCATACAACGGCGTTAACCACATGCACAATATGATATCACAAGCTCACATACAGGACAAGTATCCATCCATGTACATGAACCCCCCACATTCATTGTGTATAGCAGGCCTGTTTGGCAGATGGGCTTTAAAGGATTCACCTTAACGGttaacatcatcacatcatcacatgcCACTGGACTTTCAGAAGATTTCAAATATTGACTGAGCAAATATGTTTGTTGGAAATGAATTCAACATGTTTGATGGGCTTCATAAATACACAACATGTGAACAGACCTGTGTTTGTTAACAAGAACACACAGCAGGGCACCTTTAATGAGACGGCTGGATTCAAAGCAGACAGACTATAATCAGATTACAATGTGTTCTGTTATTACGTCCATCCCAAGTCTGCGTGACAAATGACATCCTGCTCTCCCGTCCTGTCGTAGTAAAGAAAGACATCCCTCCCCTCAATCCCTTGTTTCTTAATGCCAGGTTGTCGCCATGTCTCCTGTtgccactgagcaactgatgaagaagaagaactgatttaGAATCAGATTTTTGGCCCCTTGTTCAGGATCATTTCCATGAACCGaaagacatacagtaaatactaCCTCACAACCATTTAAAGTCATTTATAAAGTGAAGCACAGGCATCGGGTCCTCCTTTCATCTACGTGTTTGTGCTGATTGTGAAGCCATTTAGCCAGATCCATTCTTCCTTTCTGTTTGTGCAGCGTCAGGCTGAAGTtgtctccctctttccctccatgTTTGTCCctcagcagctgctgcagcccCAGCTCCTGGCCCCGTCTCCCCCGTCATCCCTCCCCCTGCTCAGGTTGATGGTGCCCCCTGATCCCCCGGGTGGCTGGCTCAGTACCAGAGGCTTCTGAGACTTCAGCTTGTGGGCCACCGTCATAAAAATAGCCTCGACGTGGTCACTGTTTCCTCCGCCATGTCCGTCTCCCTGGCTGTTTGGGTTCTTGGCAGACGTCTCGAACAGCGGCATGGAGTGGGCATCGGCGAACTGCTGCGCCACGTCTGTGCCTACTTGGACGGAGTCTTGAAGGTCGCACTTGTTCCCGACTAGGATCCTGGGTACCTCCGTGCCCAGCGCGTGCTGCTTACACTCCTCGATCCAGGCCGGCAGGCTGCGGAAGCTGGCGGCGTTGGTGACATCGTAGACGAAGACGACGGCATGCACGTTGCGGTAGTAGTGCTGCACCATGGACTTCCTGAAGCGCTCCTGACCTGCAGTGTCCCACAGCTGGATCTGTGGGGGACAGTTGGATGGATCAGCAGAAATGGATCAGATCCCATTAAGACCCAAACCAACACTGATTCATTCTAataacaagtattgtgtgtaTCAATGCCTGagatctcctcttcctctgtgccgTACAGCTGCAATAgcatttttccacttgtgcaatgtTGTTAATAGtctttttattgtcaatactgtatatattgttcctattttatatttccttctatttaaattgctgtatcttgctttttttgtttttactgatgcttcttgtttctgcactatcccctttgctgctgtacactgcaaatatCCCCAATGTGGgaaaatctgatctgatctgatctgatctgatctgatctgatctcatCTCATCGTTGTCctcaaactattaaaaacacatgagccacactgttgcactggctggttggttttggtctttttcatggaatttgttgacaataagacaTGTCTATAATAACTAAAGAAACTTCACCAAAATTCATTCAAAAATATGGAAATGTATCAATTTGCTGTGATTTGTAAAATGTAACTAAGTGCTACTGTAGTTCTCCTGGCAAACATTAGTGCAGCCAGCAGATTAACCTTAAACCTGGCTTGTCTTCTTCATTCCTTATTTCCTACATCTACTGGCATGTTGCTTACAATTAAAGGgacatttcattgtttttactgtatttaaaacACTCATTTACTCATCATGGGGATTACTACACAGCATGTGAAACTGCTTTTATGAGGTCTCTGTGGTGTTGGAGGAGCTTTATCATGTTTGACAAAACAcctctgatgatgtcatcagggttatctcagatatgcacacacacacacatcttcctTTAGTGCTGCTTTTATATCGTTTGTTGTATTGTATTACCTACTGTTTATATTCTGTTCTCATTTAGATATGGCAGCATGGAGGGGGCTACAGCTACGTCTCATTGTGTAATCCTGTATATGACAATAGCAAGTCCTTGAAGCCTACAAACTGGGGGCACGATGAGGTATGAAAGAAGGCCCATCCTACGTGTTTGGAGCTGGACTCAGAGACTGGAGGCAGAATATCTCAAGCTTTGCTGCTTTGATTTTAACTATTTGTGTTTTGATTGTGTCTCTTGCAAGTCTCAACGCTGTGGAAGGGTGACATTAACTGTTGGCTTCTAGGAAGAGTCAGCTGTTATCTGCTATTTACAATGAAAAGTGCTCATCTAAATGACCTTAATGgtttacatactgtagttgCCTGAGGAACCAGCACCAGAACCAGAAGGCACAATGAGGCCAGCACTCCCTCATTTATTACCATTGAAacgcccttgagcaaggcactttaCCCTCAACTGGTGCAGTGGAGCAGCTCAGTGGCCCACAAATCAGCCTGTTGATAGACAGACCCC from Sebastes fasciatus isolate fSebFas1 chromosome 10, fSebFas1.pri, whole genome shotgun sequence carries:
- the LOC141774902 gene encoding uncharacterized protein LOC141774902 isoform X5, coding for MDPHRYLIFNQRSVLVLGILQMACAALCVVCGFMDAVFRKDTPLSSSRTPVWGGLVMTCPGVLALFASQRKNSTLVSVMVAAAGLSCVAAAFISGYSCLTLTYGEEDEDVFHQHDSPRVETLVPQCDPGDTEMICTWQGGDDRLFNSPAQSTDQGTTEEEEGPSKLPPYSRLT
- the LOC141774902 gene encoding uncharacterized protein LOC141774902 isoform X4; its protein translation is MDPHRYLIFNQRSVLVLGILQMACAALCVVCGFMDAVFRKDTPLSSSRTPVWGGLVMTCPGVLALFASQRKNSTLVSVMVAAAGLSCVAAAFISGYSCLTLTYGEEDEDVFHQHDSPRVETLVPQCDPGDTEMICTWQAGGDDRLFNSPAQSTDQGTTEEEEGPSKLPPYSRLT
- the LOC141774902 gene encoding uncharacterized protein LOC141774902 isoform X2, which gives rise to MDPHRYLIFNQRSVLVLGILQMACAALCVVCGFMDAVFRKDTPLSSSRTPVWGGLVMTCPGVLALFASQRKNSTLVSVMVAAAGLSCVAAAFISGYSCLTLTYGEEDEDVFHQHDSPRVTFVLHRMVKGANATILLTCTISLALSSLIAYVGCRSLPGCGCYDARTGLETLVPQCDPGDTEMICTWQGGDDRLFNSPAQSTDQGTTEEEEGPSKLPPYSRLT
- the LOC141774902 gene encoding uncharacterized protein LOC141774902 isoform X1, with the translated sequence MDPHRYLIFNQRSVLVLGILQMACAALCVVCGFMDAVFRKDTPLSSSRTPVWGGLVMTCPGVLALFASQRKNSTLVSVMVAAAGLSCVAAAFISGYSCLTLTYGEEDEDVFHQHDSPRVTFVLHRMVKGANATILLTCTISLALSSLIAYVGCRSLPGCGCYDARTGLETLVPQCDPGDTEMICTWQAGGDDRLFNSPAQSTDQGTTEEEEGPSKLPPYSRLT
- the rab33ba gene encoding RAB33B, member RAS oncogene family a, with product MAENESSVEFSGSLTSSTLPPPRTRIFKIIVIGDSGVGKTCLTYRFCAGKFPEKTEATIGVDFRERLVEIDSEKIKIQLWDTAGQERFRKSMVQHYYRNVHAVVFVYDVTNAASFRSLPAWIEECKQHALGTEVPRILVGNKCDLQDSVQVGTDVAQQFADAHSMPLFETSAKNPNSQGDGHGGGNSDHVEAIFMTVAHKLKSQKPLVLSQPPGGSGGTINLSRGRDDGGDGARSWGCSSC
- the LOC141774902 gene encoding uncharacterized protein LOC141774902 isoform X3, translated to MDPHRYLIFNQRSVLVLGILQMACAALCVVCGFMDAVFRKDTPLSSSRTPVWGGLVMTCPGVLALFASQRKNSTLTFVLHRMVKGANATILLTCTISLALSSLIAYVGCRSLPGCGCYDARTGLETLVPQCDPGDTEMICTWQAGGDDRLFNSPAQSTDQGTTEEEEGPSKLPPYSRLT